A single genomic interval of Deltaproteobacteria bacterium harbors:
- a CDS encoding electron transfer flavoprotein subunit alpha/FixB family protein produces the protein MSSILVFAEHQEGKIKKTAFELLTKAKELASKTGGSVEAVLVGNGLDALANDLASYGAKKVYLLENAALSQYNTLAFTKALADLVAQAKPDILLGSASPVAKDFMPRLAARLNTGLASDTVQLSIGGDGKLVATHPIYSGKALVDVKITSLPQIALVRANSFGVGAPEAAATAEVQKISVELAALRAPMKEMVKGATDKVDLTEAEIIVSGGRAMKAAENFKILQDLADVIGASVGASRAAVDSGFAPQDMQVGQTGKVVNPKLYIACGISGAIQHLAGMRTSKIIVAINKDPEAPLFQKADYGIVGDLFQVVPLLTTEFKKLLADS, from the coding sequence ATGAGTAGCATTTTAGTCTTTGCAGAACATCAAGAAGGTAAAATTAAAAAAACAGCCTTTGAACTTTTAACCAAGGCCAAAGAGCTGGCCTCAAAAACAGGTGGATCCGTGGAAGCTGTGCTTGTCGGAAATGGTTTGGATGCCTTGGCAAATGATCTTGCCAGCTATGGTGCAAAAAAAGTGTATTTGTTGGAAAACGCCGCCTTGAGTCAGTACAACACCTTGGCGTTTACTAAGGCTTTGGCAGATCTGGTGGCCCAGGCCAAGCCGGATATCCTGCTTGGATCAGCCTCTCCCGTGGCCAAGGATTTCATGCCTCGCCTGGCGGCCCGTTTAAATACCGGCCTTGCCTCCGATACGGTTCAATTGAGCATTGGCGGCGATGGCAAATTAGTGGCTACTCACCCGATCTATTCCGGTAAGGCCTTGGTCGATGTGAAAATTACAAGTTTGCCTCAAATCGCCTTGGTGCGTGCAAACTCGTTTGGTGTGGGTGCCCCTGAAGCAGCTGCCACGGCTGAAGTGCAAAAAATAAGTGTGGAGTTGGCAGCCCTTCGTGCCCCCATGAAGGAAATGGTGAAAGGCGCTACGGATAAAGTCGATTTAACCGAGGCCGAAATCATCGTGTCGGGTGGACGTGCCATGAAGGCCGCTGAGAACTTTAAAATTCTTCAAGATCTGGCCGATGTCATTGGAGCCAGTGTGGGTGCCTCTCGCGCAGCGGTGGATTCCGGTTTTGCACCACAAGATATGCAAGTGGGTCAAACCGGTAAAGTGGTCAATCCAAAACTCTACATCGCCTGCGGAATTTCTGGAGCGATTCAACATTTGGCAGGAATGCGTACTTCGAAAATCATCGTGGCGATCAACAAAGACCCCGAAGCGCCTTTGTTTCAAAAGGCCGATTACGGCATCGTAGGGGATTTATTTCAGGTGGTGCCTTTGCTGACGACGGAATTTAAAAAATTACTGGCGGATTCATAA
- a CDS encoding electron transfer flavoprotein subunit beta/FixA family protein has product MKIGVLLKQVPDTETKIRIKADASGIETDGVKFIVSPYDEYAIEEAIKTKEKNAGSEVIAISMGPARAVDSIRTALAMGADKGVHIDDEGQALDSYVTAKVLAGVIKEQGLEVIFTGKQAIDADMGQVSQSIAEFLDWPQVTILEKIEFVAGKAIATRRVSGGAKEIYDVALPALFACEKGLNTPRYASLPNIMKAKSKPIQSLKVSALKGDASAKVLCSNYRLPPEKAPGKIIPGEAEAAVKELVKLLREEAKVI; this is encoded by the coding sequence ATGAAAATCGGAGTACTACTCAAACAAGTCCCGGATACCGAAACCAAGATTCGGATCAAGGCCGATGCCTCTGGCATTGAAACCGATGGTGTTAAATTTATCGTGAGTCCTTACGATGAATATGCAATCGAAGAAGCGATTAAAACGAAAGAAAAAAATGCGGGCAGTGAAGTGATTGCTATTTCCATGGGACCTGCACGGGCTGTGGATTCCATCCGGACTGCCTTGGCCATGGGTGCGGATAAAGGGGTTCATATTGATGACGAAGGTCAGGCCTTAGACAGTTATGTCACTGCAAAAGTTTTGGCGGGAGTTATCAAAGAACAGGGATTGGAAGTGATCTTCACCGGGAAACAGGCCATTGATGCGGACATGGGGCAGGTGAGTCAGTCCATTGCCGAATTTCTCGATTGGCCTCAAGTGACCATTTTGGAAAAAATTGAATTTGTCGCTGGAAAGGCCATTGCCACCCGGCGGGTGAGTGGAGGCGCAAAAGAAATTTACGATGTGGCATTGCCTGCTCTCTTTGCCTGCGAAAAAGGGCTTAACACCCCTCGCTATGCCTCTTTGCCGAATATCATGAAGGCAAAGAGCAAACCCATTCAGAGTTTGAAAGTGTCTGCGCTGAAAGGGGATGCCTCGGCAAAGGTGTTGTGTTCCAACTATCGTTTACCTCCTGAGAAGGCCCCTGGAAAGATTATTCCGGGTGAGGCGGAGGCCGCGGTGAAGGAGTTGGTGAAGCTTTTGAGGGAAGAAGCGAAGGTAATATAA
- a CDS encoding enoyl-CoA hydratase/isomerase family protein, whose translation MSKILLIEKQNAILRLTLNRPESFNALNFEMLSALQKAFVLAEEDAGVRVILLSGAGKAFCAGGDVKFFSQILDQSEEEKKFSIYQMPTQLHEMALRMKRVKKPVICAVNGPAVGAGFALAALGDLVVASKSAYFNLAYFNIGLSPDGSSTFSLPKILGTHKTFSLLATGKNLSVEEANALGLVTEVFEDAEFESQTLAFAKKIATLPTQALAQAKRLVFEGMANSFETQLNWETEAVRATALSKDFLEGVTAFVEKRKPKFRGI comes from the coding sequence ATGTCCAAAATTCTCTTAATCGAAAAACAAAATGCCATCCTCCGCCTGACTCTCAATCGCCCCGAGAGTTTTAATGCCCTCAATTTTGAAATGCTGTCGGCACTTCAAAAGGCCTTTGTCCTGGCCGAAGAGGATGCCGGTGTTCGCGTTATCCTTTTGAGTGGGGCAGGGAAGGCCTTCTGTGCAGGGGGAGATGTTAAATTTTTTTCGCAGATTTTAGATCAATCGGAAGAAGAAAAAAAATTTTCTATTTATCAAATGCCTACTCAGCTGCATGAGATGGCTTTACGAATGAAGAGGGTAAAAAAACCAGTGATTTGTGCGGTGAATGGTCCTGCAGTAGGGGCTGGCTTTGCTTTGGCCGCCTTGGGAGATTTGGTTGTTGCTAGTAAATCTGCGTATTTTAATTTGGCTTATTTCAATATTGGTTTGTCACCCGATGGAAGTTCAACCTTCAGCCTTCCCAAAATTTTGGGAACGCATAAAACATTTTCTCTCTTGGCGACTGGAAAAAATTTGAGTGTCGAAGAGGCAAACGCTTTGGGACTCGTGACTGAAGTTTTTGAGGATGCGGAGTTTGAATCTCAAACTTTAGCCTTTGCGAAAAAGATCGCTACTCTTCCGACTCAGGCTTTAGCTCAAGCCAAGCGACTTGTTTTTGAAGGGATGGCAAATTCTTTTGAAACGCAACTCAACTGGGAAACTGAAGCGGTGCGTGCAACAGCCTTATCCAAAGATTTTTTAGAAGGTGTCACAGCCTTTGTGGAAAAGAGAAAACCTAAGTTTAGGGGAATTTAG
- a CDS encoding TetR/AcrR family transcriptional regulator yields the protein MKIAVEKHQSDKYQKIIQAATHVFASKGFYNAKVSDVAREAEVADGTIYLYFKNKDDILISIFEESIDRFIKAAHDKLEGVNDPVAKLQYFIELHLELVEENQDVAQVLQIELRQSTKFMKEYAAQKFMDYLAIISEAIEEGQKQGLFKKGIQASIVKRAIFGAVDEMALEWVLMKKKKYSLKQVAEQISLMLVEGLRS from the coding sequence ATGAAAATTGCAGTCGAAAAGCATCAAAGCGATAAATATCAAAAAATAATTCAGGCTGCGACTCACGTGTTTGCCAGTAAAGGTTTCTATAATGCCAAGGTCTCCGATGTGGCGCGGGAAGCGGAAGTAGCCGATGGAACCATCTACCTTTATTTCAAAAATAAGGATGATATCCTGATTTCGATTTTTGAAGAGAGCATCGATCGATTTATCAAAGCGGCTCATGACAAGCTGGAAGGGGTAAATGATCCTGTCGCCAAACTGCAGTATTTTATTGAGTTGCATCTGGAGCTGGTCGAAGAAAATCAGGATGTGGCGCAGGTTTTACAAATCGAACTGAGACAGTCCACCAAGTTCATGAAGGAATATGCCGCTCAAAAATTCATGGATTATCTGGCGATTATTTCCGAGGCGATTGAAGAAGGGCAGAAGCAGGGTTTGTTTAAAAAAGGGATCCAGGCTTCTATCGTCAAGCGGGCCATCTTTGGAGCGGTAGATGAAATGGCCCTGGAATGGGTGCTGATGAAGAAGAAAAAATATTCATTGAAGCAGGTGGCAGAGCAGATTTCGTTGATGTTGGTGGAGGGCTTGAGGAGTTGA
- a CDS encoding MFS transporter produces MDTNDAAAREATDLLIGIISNREAQILRRKEHVFVNLSGALLRNMIGGIIGNVLEWFDFAVFGFFAPVIGEQFFPSNDPLDSLLSAFSVFAAAYLMRPIGGIIFGHIGDSLGRKKALQLSVMMMALPTCLMGLLPTHAQIGVFAPVLLVLLRMIQGLSVGGELIGSIAFVAETAPPEQRGYFSSWTFASCYGGILLGSFSAFVLNAALGAEAMADWGWRLPFLAGILIGLAGLWMRSELTETPVFEQMKKEGKYGEHPLAEAMSQVPGRIFHASALIVLVGGGFYLLFVWWPTLLSRFIHPHVPYAMALNTFSMLLLITLIPITGRLSDEWGRKPLLVMGAFGMTLLSLPLFLLVAQSSFVLVLFSQLCFTVLMSLFLGPIPATLVELFPARLRYSAIGIGYNISMCLFGGSAPLVATWLVRRYHSIFAPAIYLTFLSVISLLAAMNLPEREAKRRHL; encoded by the coding sequence ATGGATACCAACGACGCCGCTGCCAGGGAAGCTACAGATTTACTGATAGGAATTATCTCCAACCGCGAAGCCCAAATACTGCGGCGCAAGGAGCACGTGTTCGTCAATCTATCCGGGGCCTTGCTCAGGAACATGATTGGCGGCATTATTGGCAACGTCCTCGAGTGGTTTGATTTTGCCGTTTTTGGTTTCTTTGCGCCGGTCATCGGCGAGCAGTTTTTTCCCTCCAACGACCCTCTGGATTCTCTCCTGAGTGCGTTTAGCGTCTTTGCGGCGGCCTACCTCATGCGACCGATTGGGGGAATTATTTTTGGCCACATTGGCGATAGCCTGGGGCGCAAGAAGGCTCTCCAGCTCTCGGTGATGATGATGGCTCTGCCCACCTGTCTCATGGGTTTATTACCCACCCATGCCCAAATTGGAGTGTTTGCACCTGTCCTTCTTGTGTTATTACGCATGATACAAGGGCTTTCGGTGGGTGGAGAGTTGATTGGCTCCATTGCCTTTGTTGCCGAAACCGCGCCGCCAGAGCAACGAGGTTATTTCAGTAGCTGGACCTTTGCGAGTTGCTATGGTGGCATCCTGTTGGGTTCGTTCAGTGCGTTTGTGCTCAACGCGGCCCTCGGAGCTGAAGCCATGGCGGACTGGGGGTGGCGTCTACCTTTTCTTGCGGGAATATTGATCGGTCTGGCGGGGCTCTGGATGCGCAGTGAGCTGACGGAAACGCCCGTGTTTGAACAAATGAAAAAAGAGGGCAAGTATGGAGAACATCCCTTGGCCGAAGCGATGTCCCAGGTGCCAGGGCGAATCTTTCACGCCTCGGCCCTGATCGTGCTCGTCGGCGGTGGTTTCTATCTCCTTTTTGTCTGGTGGCCCACACTGCTGAGCCGCTTTATTCACCCTCATGTGCCCTACGCGATGGCACTCAATACTTTCTCCATGCTGCTTTTGATTACCTTGATTCCTATTACGGGTCGCCTCTCGGACGAGTGGGGCAGAAAACCTCTTTTGGTAATGGGTGCTTTCGGGATGACGCTGCTCTCTTTGCCTCTCTTTTTGTTAGTCGCCCAGAGTTCATTTGTCCTGGTTCTTTTTTCTCAGCTCTGCTTCACCGTATTGATGAGCCTTTTCCTCGGGCCGATTCCCGCGACCCTGGTTGAACTGTTTCCCGCACGCCTGCGCTACAGCGCAATCGGTATTGGCTACAACATCTCCATGTGTCTCTTTGGCGGTTCCGCGCCTCTCGTTGCCACCTGGCTCGTTCGCCGCTATCACAGCATTTTTGCCCCGGCGATTTATCTCACGTTTCTCTCTGTCATCAGTCTCCTGGCCGCGATGAATCTGCCAGAACGAGAAGCAAAACGGCGTCACCTTTAA
- a CDS encoding cation transporter: MKYSHCEECVVKAAWAGVFTSLTLALLKYYIGWFGGSAGVTAAAIHSTICMVSSASILFTHSFAKRGEDERFPYGYGKIEFVASSVVSLSILVVITVFFISNMRALLQELHHVPHVTTAVIAIASIVANESLYRYFHCVGNEMNSVTVKAAAWAVRSDAFTSLAVLIGVIGTSLGIRHLDPVIAIGITLFLFYIVGGHLIHSVRGLMDYSSDEELSLRIKKLIKSVKTITGIRSIRARSMGQIIKVDLELEVESNLTVEEVDKLEEEVAVLIRKHEKRIKDISIGFVTGGN; encoded by the coding sequence ATGAAGTATTCACACTGTGAAGAGTGTGTGGTCAAGGCGGCCTGGGCCGGTGTTTTCACCAGTCTCACGCTTGCCTTGTTAAAGTATTACATCGGATGGTTTGGGGGATCCGCCGGAGTGACAGCTGCGGCGATTCATTCCACGATTTGTATGGTGTCGTCCGCCTCCATCTTGTTCACTCACTCTTTTGCCAAGAGGGGAGAGGATGAGCGTTTTCCATATGGGTACGGAAAGATCGAGTTTGTTGCCTCCTCTGTGGTGAGCCTGTCTATTCTAGTTGTGATCACGGTATTTTTTATTTCCAATATGCGGGCGCTCCTTCAAGAGCTTCATCATGTTCCTCATGTCACGACCGCGGTGATTGCCATTGCATCGATTGTTGCCAATGAGTCTTTGTATCGATATTTTCACTGTGTGGGGAATGAAATGAACAGTGTCACGGTGAAGGCTGCTGCTTGGGCGGTTCGCTCCGATGCCTTTACGTCACTGGCGGTGCTGATCGGGGTTATTGGCACCAGTCTTGGAATCCGCCATCTAGATCCTGTTATCGCGATCGGTATTACACTCTTTTTATTTTACATTGTCGGCGGGCATCTCATTCATTCTGTACGGGGTCTGATGGATTATTCCTCGGACGAAGAGCTGTCTCTACGGATCAAGAAATTGATAAAGTCTGTCAAGACCATCACAGGGATCCGAAGTATCCGAGCACGATCGATGGGGCAGATTATTAAGGTTGACTTGGAACTTGAGGTAGAGTCAAACTTGACCGTCGAAGAGGTGGATAAGCTGGAAGAAGAGGTTGCTGTCCTGATCCGGAAACACGAAAAAAGAATCAAAGATATCTCCATCGGTTTTGTGACAGGAGGAAATTAA
- a CDS encoding DUF1049 domain-containing protein, giving the protein MLKKTIYLIAIFLLVLFVVQNNVDVQVVFLNGQAHLKAIFLMLMCFSLGFLAGYYFVFRKEEELRVKIRQLKFQLAKGKERRRRRLEED; this is encoded by the coding sequence ATGTTGAAGAAAACAATTTATCTGATCGCAATATTTCTTCTGGTTCTTTTTGTCGTTCAGAACAACGTCGATGTGCAGGTGGTTTTCTTGAATGGTCAGGCTCATTTAAAAGCCATATTTCTGATGCTCATGTGCTTTAGTTTGGGATTTCTGGCCGGCTATTATTTTGTGTTCCGCAAGGAAGAAGAGCTTCGAGTGAAGATCCGTCAGCTCAAGTTCCAGCTGGCCAAAGGTAAGGAGCGGCGCCGAAGGCGCCTTGAGGAAGATTGA
- a CDS encoding trypsin-like peptidase domain-containing protein gives MAFVVGFFLKKFWPQPTPIRNGVVGEGEMNPEWQQVPSNNPPLEGRGIAVQAPLPGAGGALDESIHSLVQQVRPAVLKVIVMPSKNADAAASGIKMGDAFPLTPDQAVGSGVIIDPQGLFLTTKHVVGDGNDLQVSLYRAGQTQFTARVIARDPDSPLVIGKIRAAAGQQFPFVRMGDSNRLRTGDGVMVLGNPFSLSGTVTSGIVSGKRDVTVEGMAVRDAILTDATINKGNAGGPLVNLDGEVVGIAFASYVQGDSFTGIGFAVPINFAKEAWGAVP, from the coding sequence ATGGCCTTTGTGGTCGGTTTTTTCTTGAAAAAATTCTGGCCCCAACCGACCCCTATCCGGAATGGGGTGGTCGGAGAAGGGGAAATGAACCCGGAGTGGCAGCAGGTGCCGAGCAACAATCCGCCGTTGGAAGGGCGAGGTATTGCGGTACAGGCCCCGCTTCCGGGGGCCGGTGGGGCTTTGGATGAAAGCATTCATTCACTGGTGCAGCAGGTTCGACCCGCGGTTCTGAAAGTTATTGTGATGCCGTCGAAGAATGCCGATGCGGCGGCCAGCGGTATCAAGATGGGCGATGCTTTTCCGCTGACCCCGGATCAGGCGGTGGGATCAGGCGTGATTATCGATCCGCAGGGTTTATTTCTGACGACGAAGCATGTGGTGGGCGACGGCAACGACCTTCAGGTCTCGCTTTATCGTGCGGGTCAGACTCAATTCACGGCCCGTGTGATTGCCCGCGATCCAGACTCTCCACTCGTGATCGGCAAGATCCGTGCAGCAGCGGGACAGCAATTCCCGTTCGTTCGGATGGGGGATTCTAATCGTCTGAGGACGGGTGACGGGGTGATGGTGCTGGGCAATCCGTTTTCGTTGTCGGGCACAGTGACCTCTGGAATCGTCAGCGGAAAAAGAGACGTGACGGTGGAAGGCATGGCGGTGCGCGATGCCATTCTGACGGATGCCACTATCAACAAGGGGAATGCCGGCGGGCCCCTGGTGAACCTCGATGGCGAGGTGGTCGGAATTGCTTTTGCTTCCTACGTACAAGGAGATAGTTTCACCGGGATTGGTTTCGCGGTACCCATTAATTTTGCCAAAGAGGCTTGGGGGGCGGTTCCTTAA
- a CDS encoding trypsin-like peptidase domain-containing protein → MVQLFILMFLILMFSLPLRAGVTQILPQQGAVGPKAIETLTKEALAEARPATVNIKALKSMGNGSFVQSIGSGVLISEAGYILTNEHVVGGSQNIEVTLWRVQNKNYRGRVVGSDKKLDLALIRIKPHAGETFPVARVALSNAGAQVKTGDRVVAIGNPFGLSHTVTSGIVSATGRTLEVGGLVYEGLIQTDAPINQGNSGGPLVNLRGEVVGINSAILAEDPFRGGFAGQGFAIPMDVAINFSTERMRVK, encoded by the coding sequence ATGGTACAGCTATTTATTTTAATGTTTTTAATCCTGATGTTTTCTCTTCCTCTGAGGGCGGGGGTGACGCAAATCCTTCCTCAACAAGGTGCTGTGGGGCCCAAAGCGATTGAGACCCTGACGAAAGAAGCGCTGGCTGAGGCAAGGCCTGCAACCGTGAATATCAAGGCATTGAAGTCGATGGGCAATGGAAGTTTTGTCCAGAGTATCGGTTCGGGGGTTCTGATTTCGGAGGCCGGTTATATCCTCACTAACGAACATGTGGTGGGGGGTTCTCAAAATATCGAAGTAACTCTGTGGCGTGTGCAGAACAAGAACTATAGAGGAAGAGTAGTAGGTTCCGACAAGAAGCTGGATCTGGCGTTGATCCGCATTAAGCCTCATGCGGGAGAGACCTTCCCTGTAGCACGAGTGGCCCTGAGCAACGCGGGAGCGCAAGTGAAGACGGGGGATCGGGTGGTTGCTATCGGAAATCCTTTCGGCCTTTCGCACACGGTCACGAGTGGCATTGTCAGTGCCACTGGACGTACTCTTGAAGTGGGAGGGCTGGTTTACGAGGGGCTGATTCAGACGGATGCCCCCATCAATCAGGGGAATAGCGGGGGGCCGCTGGTGAATCTGCGTGGGGAAGTGGTTGGAATTAATTCTGCTATTTTGGCGGAGGACCCTTTTCGAGGCGGCTTCGCAGGACAGGGGTTTGCGATCCCCATGGACGTGGCCATAAATTTTTCGACCGAGAGGATGAGGGTGAAATAA
- a CDS encoding PDZ domain-containing protein: MLYFIDKPLPRRPEEAPIAIALNQAAGSVWLGADLDDVTSAEPGVYVQKVFPNSPAELGGLKRADVITSVDTVKITSTADLATFLQGKKDGDRIKLRVLRNNKKESLSLVLKARPAAEAVNPNVPAVGMTPTRPNATPDVNGNAWLGLDVQSLDAVMMSQLKLADPRGVIISYVVPGSPAAQSGLVRGDVVRTVDKVPVNDRIGFSEVLQGKSPGALIKLEIIRNGFTQEVGVTAAVLPNSPTGLPPQELPPADIEVEASWLGLTVVPIDPLEAKELGLPPETRGIAVDGISIGPAFNAGFQVGDIIMAINGMPTASLRQFKDATEGAKGAMVDVWRGGRHRFVTIASPGLDRQGNQLPNSAAASQVAQQLPVDNGMRIVAVAAMGSTSADQVSPMFTKSPYFILVDLKKGTLNAVANTQSEATGILAAKWLMQNHIDAVITGRIGPRAYDALSDAKIAVYAGVFGSIEDVIQAFREGKLVPSVAVFGSASLGKR, encoded by the coding sequence ATGCTGTATTTCATTGACAAGCCCTTGCCCAGGCGTCCCGAAGAGGCGCCGATTGCCATCGCGCTGAATCAGGCAGCGGGTTCCGTCTGGTTGGGTGCTGACCTAGACGATGTCACTTCTGCGGAGCCTGGAGTTTATGTCCAAAAGGTATTTCCGAATTCGCCGGCCGAGCTGGGCGGTTTGAAACGAGCGGATGTGATTACCAGTGTAGACACGGTCAAAATTACCAGTACGGCGGATTTAGCGACTTTTCTACAAGGCAAGAAAGACGGTGATCGGATCAAGTTGAGAGTGCTGCGAAACAATAAAAAGGAATCCTTGAGTTTAGTTTTGAAGGCCCGACCCGCAGCTGAGGCTGTTAATCCCAATGTCCCCGCTGTGGGCATGACGCCCACGAGGCCCAATGCCACTCCGGATGTGAATGGAAATGCGTGGCTGGGCCTGGATGTCCAGTCCCTGGATGCGGTGATGATGAGTCAGCTGAAGCTCGCTGACCCGCGTGGAGTGATCATCTCGTACGTGGTGCCGGGTTCACCGGCGGCGCAAAGTGGCCTGGTGAGAGGCGATGTGGTGCGCACGGTCGATAAGGTTCCCGTGAACGACCGAATCGGTTTCAGTGAGGTGCTTCAGGGCAAGAGTCCGGGGGCCCTGATCAAACTTGAAATTATCAGAAATGGTTTTACGCAAGAGGTGGGGGTGACAGCGGCGGTGTTGCCAAACTCTCCGACAGGCTTGCCTCCTCAAGAGTTGCCGCCAGCGGATATTGAGGTGGAAGCCAGCTGGCTGGGACTGACAGTGGTTCCTATTGATCCTCTGGAAGCCAAGGAATTGGGACTGCCTCCAGAGACCCGGGGAATCGCGGTGGACGGCATTTCCATCGGGCCGGCCTTCAATGCTGGATTTCAGGTAGGCGACATTATCATGGCCATCAACGGGATGCCGACAGCATCGCTTCGGCAGTTCAAAGATGCGACTGAAGGGGCCAAAGGTGCGATGGTGGATGTGTGGCGTGGCGGTCGACATCGTTTTGTCACCATTGCTTCGCCAGGATTAGATCGCCAGGGCAATCAGCTTCCCAACTCTGCGGCTGCCTCACAGGTCGCCCAGCAGTTGCCGGTGGATAATGGCATGAGGATTGTGGCCGTGGCGGCCATGGGCTCCACCTCAGCGGACCAGGTGTCACCGATGTTTACGAAGAGTCCCTATTTCATCCTCGTCGATTTGAAAAAAGGGACCCTGAATGCGGTTGCCAATACGCAGTCCGAGGCGACGGGGATTTTGGCTGCCAAATGGCTGATGCAAAATCATATTGATGCGGTGATCACTGGCCGGATAGGCCCGCGGGCCTACGATGCGCTGAGCGATGCCAAGATCGCCGTTTATGCCGGCGTTTTTGGTTCCATAGAGGATGTGATTCAGGCCTTCCGCGAAGGCAAGCTGGTTCCAAGCGTCGCGGTCTTCGGATCGGCATCGTTAGGGAAGAGGTAA
- a CDS encoding PDZ domain-containing protein has product MTKKEPTPFCKKELRPLLGLLVAVFLLTMGWVTYHEIKMKRDPVYAAEYRAAIHPSATAKNAAIPVAGGGMPPPMVMQGQLAAAKGGGGIPPIKLSDVMTHPNYGQDCTKCHEVIGPKSRAPINGGSIPVTATMTHPYWGPCAVCHQVLDAQGTPVALTVADAQSILGLELTEATTAMTLKLDLPDKKGAVITRVLPGGLAANLGMENGDMFYMVDTRKVETIAELERALGTFAAGDTVRVNVWRQQREKIFRFSMPDIAAQVALGTQGPQGTAPQGNPIAFAQADPKTAVIEEGRTASVIAVASTGKNVNDALSNELTSSPYFIVVDLKKNTFKVVQNKGGTGLQVAQDLMDLGAEAVICGAIGQGAATGLTNLGITLYPGVNGDVRGAIDAFKQGSLKAVGAPATPNDVPIGPGFSGRRKTL; this is encoded by the coding sequence ATGACTAAAAAAGAGCCGACACCCTTTTGTAAAAAAGAATTAAGGCCGCTGCTGGGGCTTCTGGTTGCCGTGTTTCTACTCACGATGGGATGGGTGACGTATCACGAAATCAAAATGAAGCGGGACCCTGTCTATGCGGCAGAGTATCGTGCAGCGATTCATCCTTCGGCAACAGCTAAGAATGCGGCCATTCCTGTGGCGGGTGGCGGAATGCCCCCACCGATGGTGATGCAGGGCCAGCTTGCTGCTGCGAAGGGTGGTGGGGGTATCCCTCCCATCAAACTGAGCGATGTGATGACTCATCCCAACTACGGGCAGGATTGCACAAAATGTCATGAGGTGATCGGCCCCAAGAGCCGTGCTCCAATTAATGGAGGTTCAATTCCGGTTACAGCAACCATGACTCATCCCTACTGGGGGCCCTGTGCAGTCTGTCATCAAGTTCTCGATGCTCAGGGAACTCCGGTGGCTCTAACGGTAGCGGATGCTCAAAGTATTCTTGGGCTGGAGTTGACGGAGGCTACTACGGCGATGACTCTCAAGCTCGATCTTCCGGACAAGAAGGGCGCGGTGATTACGCGGGTATTGCCGGGGGGGCTGGCTGCCAACTTGGGGATGGAAAATGGAGATATGTTTTACATGGTCGACACTCGCAAGGTCGAGACCATCGCCGAGTTGGAGCGCGCCTTGGGTACTTTTGCCGCCGGAGATACGGTGCGTGTGAATGTATGGCGTCAACAAAGAGAAAAAATATTCCGATTTAGCATGCCGGACATTGCGGCCCAGGTGGCTCTGGGAACGCAGGGTCCCCAGGGGACGGCTCCCCAGGGCAATCCTATTGCTTTTGCACAGGCAGATCCCAAAACGGCCGTGATCGAAGAGGGGCGGACCGCCTCGGTGATTGCCGTCGCGTCCACAGGCAAAAATGTGAATGACGCCCTATCCAACGAACTGACGAGTTCTCCTTATTTCATTGTCGTCGATCTCAAGAAAAATACCTTCAAGGTGGTTCAAAATAAAGGTGGCACGGGGCTGCAAGTGGCACAGGATCTGATGGATCTGGGAGCGGAGGCGGTTATCTGCGGGGCCATCGGTCAAGGCGCAGCGACAGGGCTCACTAATCTTGGAATCACCCTTTACCCGGGAGTGAATGGAGATGTCCGAGGGGCGATAGATGCCTTCAAACAGGGAAGCTTGAAAGCGGTGGGGGCTCCGGCGACTCCAAATGACGTGCCTATCGGCCCGGGATTTTCGGGTAGGAGGAAAACACTTTGA